In one window of Candidatus Deferrimicrobiaceae bacterium DNA:
- the fusA gene encoding elongation factor G — protein MAAAASKVRNIGVIAHIDAGKTTFTERMLFYAGVTHRMGEVHDGDTQMDYLPQERERGITIVAAVTHFPWLGADIHLIDTPGHVDFTIEVERSLRVLDGAIAVFCGVAGVEPQSEVVWRQASRHGVPRLAFVNKLDRPGADFDRVVAQMAEKLSAHGVPLTVPIFEGDAFRAVADLVTMERVDFDEKSQGAGVVRSPLSVSELQAVFAYREALVEAAADFDDAVAEKFLAGEDVPSGLLREAIRKGTLASRIFPVFAGSALRNRGVQPAMDGVVHYLPAPQDAPPVEGTDPRSGERVTRLPSASAPFSALVFKVVMEEGRRTVYLRIYSGTVSEGDTLRNAATGTEEKVSRLFRMHAGKNERIEKAVAGDIVAARGIRNAGTGDTLCDPSAPLLLESIDIRKPVVSIVVEPKTVREMDRLKELLEQMADEDPTVETREDADTGQMILSGMGELHLDVLLDRLRREHGLEVRTGNPQVLCRETVGQPAEAEARFEREIAERQVGVAVALSVAPAIRGSGVRVGDPAALAGIQPEVAAAVEAGIREGLYSGVAGYPVDDVSVDVLRVEFFSGTPMPQAAKVAAVMAFSEAFGKGKPYLLEPVMAVEITVPDEFSGGVIGDLNARHGHLSFVDRRDDATLLSAKVPLREMFGYATALRSLTQGRATFVMTFSHYDRA, from the coding sequence CGGCGTCATCGCCCACATCGACGCCGGGAAGACCACCTTCACCGAGCGGATGCTCTTCTACGCGGGCGTGACGCACCGGATGGGCGAGGTGCACGACGGCGACACCCAGATGGACTACCTGCCGCAGGAGCGCGAGCGCGGCATCACGATCGTCGCCGCGGTCACCCATTTCCCTTGGCTGGGCGCCGACATCCACCTGATCGACACGCCGGGGCACGTCGACTTCACGATCGAGGTCGAGCGGTCTCTTCGCGTGCTCGACGGGGCGATCGCCGTCTTCTGCGGCGTGGCCGGCGTCGAGCCGCAGTCCGAGGTGGTTTGGCGGCAGGCGAGCCGGCACGGCGTCCCGCGGCTGGCCTTCGTCAACAAGCTCGACCGGCCCGGGGCCGATTTCGACCGGGTGGTCGCCCAGATGGCCGAAAAGCTGTCGGCCCACGGCGTCCCCCTCACGGTGCCGATCTTCGAAGGCGATGCGTTCCGCGCCGTGGCCGACCTCGTCACGATGGAACGGGTCGACTTCGACGAGAAGAGCCAGGGGGCAGGCGTGGTCCGGTCGCCCCTCTCCGTTTCGGAGCTGCAGGCGGTGTTCGCCTACCGGGAGGCGCTGGTCGAGGCCGCCGCCGATTTCGACGACGCCGTGGCCGAGAAGTTCCTGGCCGGGGAAGACGTTCCGTCCGGATTGCTGCGGGAGGCCATACGCAAGGGAACGCTCGCGTCGCGCATCTTCCCCGTGTTCGCCGGCTCCGCGCTCCGCAACCGGGGCGTCCAGCCCGCGATGGACGGGGTCGTCCACTATCTTCCCGCGCCGCAGGACGCGCCGCCCGTCGAGGGAACCGACCCGCGTAGCGGCGAGCGTGTCACGCGGCTGCCGTCGGCTTCGGCCCCCTTTTCCGCGCTGGTGTTCAAGGTCGTGATGGAGGAGGGGCGCCGTACCGTCTACCTGCGCATCTACTCCGGCACAGTGTCCGAGGGCGACACGCTGCGCAACGCAGCGACGGGCACCGAGGAAAAGGTGTCCCGGCTGTTCCGCATGCACGCCGGCAAGAATGAGCGGATCGAGAAGGCGGTCGCGGGCGACATCGTGGCCGCGCGCGGCATCCGCAACGCGGGAACGGGCGACACGCTGTGCGATCCTTCCGCGCCGCTGCTGCTGGAATCGATCGACATCCGAAAGCCCGTCGTCTCGATCGTGGTCGAGCCGAAGACGGTGCGAGAGATGGACCGGCTGAAGGAGCTGCTGGAGCAGATGGCCGACGAGGATCCGACCGTCGAGACGCGCGAGGACGCCGATACCGGGCAGATGATCCTTTCCGGCATGGGCGAGCTGCATCTCGACGTGCTGCTCGACCGGCTGCGGCGCGAGCACGGGCTCGAGGTGCGTACCGGCAACCCGCAGGTGCTTTGTCGCGAGACGGTCGGCCAGCCCGCCGAGGCCGAGGCGCGCTTCGAGCGCGAGATCGCCGAGCGGCAGGTCGGGGTCGCGGTCGCCCTGTCGGTCGCGCCGGCGATTCGGGGGAGCGGCGTGCGGGTGGGCGATCCGGCGGCGCTAGCAGGCATCCAGCCCGAGGTGGCGGCGGCCGTCGAGGCGGGAATTCGCGAGGGGCTCTATTCCGGCGTCGCCGGTTACCCGGTCGACGACGTCTCGGTCGACGTCCTCCGCGTCGAGTTCTTCTCCGGCACGCCGATGCCGCAGGCGGCCAAGGTCGCGGCCGTCATGGCTTTTTCCGAGGCGTTCGGGAAGGGGAAGCCCTACCTGCTCGAGCCGGTGATGGCGGTCGAGATCACCGTGCCCGACGAATTTTCGGGGGGCGTGATCGGCGACCTCAATGCCCGGCACGGGCACCTGTCCTTCGTCGATCGCCGGGACGACGCGACGCTCCTGTCCGCCAAGGTGCCGCTGCGCGAGATGTTCGGCTACGCGACCGCGCTGCGCTCGCTGACCCAGGGTCGGGCCACGTTCGTCATGACGTTCTCGCACTACGACCGGGCGTAA
- a CDS encoding SprT family zinc-dependent metalloprotease: protein MPKTDQFEAGGGTIVCDADEVPYVIFRTKRRTVGITVHPDRSVVVRAPLRVSLSNIRTFVHARAAWIGKARRHFEQRPPKKDPPAYHSGEMHRYLGQEYRLVAAHGRSDAVELLVGCLCVTTRMAPTPERVRHQLDRWYREQAEVVFGERLAAGHRLLAGEGISYPELRIRKMTSRWGSCSLQGRINLNLWLVQAPVDCIDYVVVHELCHFKVKSHGPKFWRMVGRYMPDYAERRKRLNAGAG, encoded by the coding sequence ATGCCGAAAACAGACCAGTTCGAGGCGGGCGGCGGCACGATCGTCTGCGACGCCGACGAAGTGCCATACGTTATCTTCCGCACCAAGCGCCGGACCGTCGGGATCACCGTGCACCCGGATCGCTCGGTCGTCGTCCGCGCGCCTTTGCGCGTCTCCCTCTCGAACATCCGCACCTTCGTCCACGCACGCGCCGCCTGGATCGGGAAGGCGCGCCGCCACTTCGAGCAACGCCCTCCGAAAAAGGACCCTCCCGCTTACCACTCCGGGGAAATGCACCGCTATCTCGGCCAGGAATACCGGCTGGTGGCCGCGCACGGCCGGTCCGACGCCGTCGAGCTGCTGGTCGGCTGTCTCTGCGTGACGACGCGGATGGCGCCGACGCCCGAGCGCGTGCGACACCAGCTCGACCGTTGGTATCGGGAACAGGCCGAGGTCGTGTTCGGGGAGCGGTTGGCGGCCGGTCACCGGTTGCTGGCGGGGGAGGGGATTTCGTACCCGGAGCTGCGCATCCGGAAGATGACCTCGCGTTGGGGGAGTTGTTCGTTGCAGGGGCGGATCAACCTCAACCTCTGGCTCGTCCAGGCGCCGGTCGACTGCATCGACTACGTCGTGGTCCACGAGCTGTGCCACTTCAAGGTGAAGAGCCACGGGCCGAAGTTCTGGCGGATGGTGGGCCGCTACATGCCCGACTATGCCGAGCGGCGGAAACGGCTGAACGCCGGCGCGGGGTGA